From Gottschalkiaceae bacterium SANA:
CGATTTGTACGAGACCAGTCAACATCATTGATTCTTTTTAGTTGCTTTTTCCAATTTTTTTTATTACTTTGGTAGAGATCTGCTCCGATTAACCCTAGCGCTTCGATAACAACACCATAAGAAATGATGGATGATGCTCTCGTGTTAAATGGTGTAGATTCCTTATTAATTACAGCTTTCCATTCAAAAACTGTATCCAATAAAAAATCCCAGTAGTTGATTATAAAGGTTTTGATTTTTGGATCCCCGGGGTCTTCTTTTCCAATTAATTTTTGATTTGCAGAATAAAGGTTACTCAACAAGAAAAGTTTGTTAGAATACTTAGGAAGAGAAGAATTCTCTTTCTCAGTTAATTTTTCGAGTTTTGTAGAATGCTGCAACAATTCTTTCGTTAAAATTGCAATGGGATCACGTGAATCGTAAAGGATTCCAATGGAGCGGGAAGCATTCACAGCATGTTTGTTCAAATCTGAGAATAGTTGCTGGCTTCGTCGTAGTCCTTCATCATGAAAAAGAACTACAGAAATGGATTCTGTTTTCAAACTGGGATCCGCTTCTAATGCGGCTTCAATAGCATACTTTCGATGCTGGCCATCATTTATGAGTAGTCTACTGTCCATTGAAATTTGAAGCAAACCAACATCGCTAAAGTTCTCTGTTGTGGCTGGTGTGAATTGCAAATCGCCATCAACCGAGGCCGTTAATGAAGAAAACACATAGTCTTTTCTATTATTTAAAATATAGTCAGCGATATCAGGGATTCTATTTTCGTTGATCGTACGTTGAGCCCGCAAATCAGGAGGAAGCTCTTTGATTTCTTCATTGAATATAAAAAGTTTGGGTAAGATTGCAAGGGGACACATGATTACATAGTAGTCTCTTCCAGCTTGTTCACCGCGGATTGCAGGAAATGAATAATTGAAATTTGATTCCATGAAATACTCCTTACATACATAGGTTATACGTAAATCAGACATATTACGTACGTAAATATTATACTTGATTTTTGTGAAGAGTTCTAGGGATTTATGAAAGAAATAAAAACGTTTGTTCGGAGGTTGAAATGAGTAAAGATTATTATAATAAAAACGCAGAAGACTTTATCAAACGCACCGTGGAAGTGGATATGTCAGACATCTACGATTGGGTATTGGCTGGTGTTGAGGATGGCGGTCGGATTTTGGATGTGGGATTTGGTTCCGGGCGGGACAGCCTGTATTTTCTTGCCATGGGCTATGATGTAACATCCTTGGATTCTTCACAACGCTTTGTTGCCATTGGGCGGGAACTGCTTCCTGATGTGATGCTTTGTGATGTCTGCGAGATGGATTTCAGTGAAGAGTTTGATCTGGTATGGGCCAATGCGTCGCTCTTGCATCTGGATGAAGAAGGATTTGCTCTTGCAGTTGCTCGAATTGAAGAGAGCCTGGAAGAAGGCGGATGGTTCTATGTTTCCATGAAACTAGGAGACTTTGAAGGCATTCGCAATGGCAGATACTTTAAGTACTATACGCAGGATACCTTGGTGGATGCTGTGACTGCAGCCAGTTCTTTGGTGCTGGTGGATTATATGGAAACAGAAGACAGCCGGGAAGCCCATGGGGGAGAATACTGGGCCAATGCCATATTTATTAAACCAAGCGAAGAAAATGAGGATTGGATGTAGG
This genomic window contains:
- the dndB gene encoding DNA sulfur modification protein DndB, whose amino-acid sequence is MESNFNYSFPAIRGEQAGRDYYVIMCPLAILPKLFIFNEEIKELPPDLRAQRTINENRIPDIADYILNNRKDYVFSSLTASVDGDLQFTPATTENFSDVGLLQISMDSRLLINDGQHRKYAIEAALEADPSLKTESISVVLFHDEGLRRSQQLFSDLNKHAVNASRSIGILYDSRDPIAILTKELLQHSTKLEKLTEKENSSLPKYSNKLFLLSNLYSANQKLIGKEDPGDPKIKTFIINYWDFLLDTVFEWKAVINKESTPFNTRASSIISYGVVIEALGLIGADLYQSNKKNWKKQLKRINDVDWSRTNRGDWEGRCISENGRITKSSKNTRLTAVRVKQLLEIPLKDSEQLLEDSFAKEK
- a CDS encoding class I SAM-dependent methyltransferase — protein: MSKDYYNKNAEDFIKRTVEVDMSDIYDWVLAGVEDGGRILDVGFGSGRDSLYFLAMGYDVTSLDSSQRFVAIGRELLPDVMLCDVCEMDFSEEFDLVWANASLLHLDEEGFALAVARIEESLEEGGWFYVSMKLGDFEGIRNGRYFKYYTQDTLVDAVTAASSLVLVDYMETEDSREAHGGEYWANAIFIKPSEENEDWM